Proteins from a single region of Catenulispora acidiphila DSM 44928:
- a CDS encoding Dyp-type peroxidase: protein MTDDTTESPHAAPGPVSPDTPPPAAAELPRPPRWLTGRRPAGTSPRNPSRRTFLTTGATTIGGVAVGATTSALLLNDNSTAATPAADVITALGTTTIATPFPHQAGISIPARQQSHGTVAAFDLAPNTTPAQLKALMQAWTAAIADLTAGRAPAPGSSSTASPTPAPDTTTLGSGPCSLTITVGIGPSLFGKAGLDPAARPPQLAPLPAFGTERLDPARSDGDLGVVLAADDALVVFHALRVLTRAAAGTAKPRWVMSGFSRAPGSSPDPAATGRNLMGQLDGTNNPAPAQPDFAGKVFVPADAPTAWMRGGSYLVFRRIRMLLDSWDAQTTAEQERVIGRHKDTGAPLSGGTEHTPVNLSGQNPDGSLAIRGDAHIRLAAAAGNSGAAMLRRGLSYDDGLTADGQPNAGLLFLAWQADPNHGFVPVQKHLTHSMDALNRFTTHETSALFAMVPAPVPGGYLSQALLDHALLDPTNQGH, encoded by the coding sequence ATGACGGACGACACCACCGAATCGCCCCACGCCGCCCCAGGGCCGGTCAGCCCCGACACCCCGCCGCCAGCTGCCGCCGAGCTCCCGCGCCCGCCCCGCTGGCTCACCGGTCGTCGTCCGGCGGGCACCTCGCCGCGCAACCCTTCCCGCCGCACCTTCCTGACCACCGGCGCCACCACCATCGGCGGCGTGGCAGTAGGCGCCACCACCTCCGCCCTCCTCCTCAACGACAACAGCACGGCCGCCACCCCCGCCGCCGACGTCATCACCGCCCTCGGCACCACGACCATCGCCACCCCCTTCCCCCACCAAGCAGGCATCTCCATCCCCGCCCGCCAACAGAGCCACGGCACCGTAGCCGCCTTCGACCTCGCCCCCAACACCACCCCCGCCCAGCTCAAAGCCCTGATGCAAGCCTGGACCGCCGCCATCGCCGACCTCACCGCCGGCCGCGCTCCCGCCCCCGGCTCCAGCTCCACCGCCTCCCCCACCCCCGCCCCCGACACCACCACCCTCGGCAGCGGCCCATGCTCCCTGACCATCACCGTCGGCATCGGCCCATCCCTGTTCGGCAAGGCAGGCCTGGACCCCGCCGCCCGCCCCCCGCAGCTCGCCCCCCTCCCCGCCTTCGGCACCGAGCGCCTCGACCCCGCGCGCAGCGACGGCGACCTCGGCGTCGTCCTCGCCGCCGACGACGCGCTCGTCGTCTTCCACGCGCTGCGCGTCCTCACCCGCGCCGCCGCCGGGACCGCCAAGCCGCGCTGGGTCATGTCCGGCTTCAGCCGCGCGCCCGGTTCCTCGCCCGACCCCGCCGCCACCGGCCGCAATCTCATGGGCCAGCTCGACGGCACCAACAACCCCGCCCCCGCGCAGCCGGACTTCGCGGGCAAGGTGTTCGTCCCCGCCGACGCCCCGACCGCCTGGATGCGCGGCGGCTCCTACCTCGTCTTCCGCCGTATCAGGATGCTGCTGGACTCCTGGGACGCCCAGACCACCGCCGAGCAGGAACGCGTCATCGGCCGCCACAAGGACACCGGCGCCCCGCTGTCCGGCGGCACCGAGCACACCCCGGTCAACCTCTCCGGCCAGAACCCCGACGGCTCCCTCGCCATCCGCGGCGACGCCCACATCCGCCTGGCCGCCGCCGCCGGCAACAGCGGCGCCGCCATGCTCCGCCGCGGCCTGAGCTACGACGACGGCCTCACCGCCGACGGCCAACCCAACGCGGGCCTGCTCTTCCTAGCCTGGCAAGCCGACCCGAACCACGGCTTCGTCCCGGTCCAGAAGCACCTGACCCACTCGATGGACGCCTTGAACCGCTTCACCACCCACGAGACCAGCGCCCTGTTCGCGATGGTCCCGGCGCCGGTACCCGGCGGCTACCTCAGCCAGGCGCTCCTAGATCACGCACTCCTCGACCCGACCAATCAAGGACACTGA
- a CDS encoding copper resistance CopC/CopD family protein yields MTTARSATAARAAVRAGGIRRRLVAVLTAVLCIWGLAAAPSASAHATVVTTDPADGALLSTAPARVTVTYNEAVSLQLGALRVFAPDGSQVEIGTADHLNGKPETATVPLKAGLKNGTYVVSWRVISADSHPVRGAWTFSIGTTSAANSGGAAAAPSGSRTVGVLFGIARWLAYLGFAALAGGTLLLIAFAPKLAHDRRLRLLIGGGWFALLLGTVAALLLQGPYGGGFGIGRATDADVLRATLNTKLGKALAWRLILLGAAGVLVSWTATRLAEASVRARQVAGGVGAALAVALAVTWSVADHSGTGSQVALALPADVLHLLAMATWVGGLAALAVSVLSPQTAALDADSRLKLVRRFSTTAFTAVCVLATTGVYQGWRQVRHWHALFGTDYGRMLIIKSSIFLTLLTLGYFARRILAADSPDLKRLRRSVAAEFGLALVVLAVTALLVESQPASAAAPKSGPVTVTMPFDTGAPNGTGTGTVTVTLDPARVGPDQLQISILDKTGKQESVPEVDASLALPAQQLGPIAMKLQPTAPGHYTASNVLIPMPGAWQVLVTVRTTDIDQSTVILNVTIGK; encoded by the coding sequence ATGACGACCGCTCGGTCCGCGACGGCGGCGCGCGCCGCCGTCCGGGCCGGCGGCATACGCCGGCGCCTCGTCGCGGTCCTGACCGCGGTGCTGTGTATATGGGGCTTGGCCGCTGCGCCCTCGGCCTCGGCGCACGCCACCGTCGTGACGACCGACCCGGCCGACGGCGCGCTGCTATCAACCGCCCCGGCGCGCGTCACGGTCACCTACAACGAGGCCGTGTCGCTGCAACTCGGCGCGCTGCGGGTCTTCGCCCCCGACGGCTCGCAGGTCGAGATCGGCACGGCCGACCACCTCAACGGCAAGCCGGAGACGGCGACCGTGCCGCTGAAGGCCGGGCTGAAGAACGGTACGTATGTCGTCTCCTGGCGCGTCATCTCAGCGGACTCCCACCCGGTGCGCGGCGCCTGGACGTTCTCCATCGGCACCACCTCCGCGGCGAACTCCGGCGGAGCGGCGGCCGCGCCGAGCGGCTCGCGCACGGTCGGCGTGCTGTTCGGCATCGCGCGCTGGCTCGCCTACCTCGGCTTCGCCGCCCTGGCCGGCGGCACGCTGCTGCTCATCGCCTTCGCACCGAAGCTGGCGCACGACCGGCGGCTGCGGCTGCTGATCGGCGGCGGCTGGTTCGCGCTGCTGCTCGGGACGGTCGCGGCACTGCTGTTGCAGGGCCCTTATGGCGGCGGGTTCGGGATCGGGCGCGCGACCGACGCCGACGTCCTGCGCGCCACCCTGAACACCAAGCTCGGCAAGGCGCTGGCCTGGCGTCTCATCCTGCTCGGCGCGGCGGGGGTCCTGGTGTCGTGGACGGCGACGCGGCTCGCCGAAGCCTCGGTGCGTGCACGGCAGGTCGCCGGGGGCGTCGGGGCGGCGCTGGCCGTGGCGCTGGCAGTGACGTGGTCGGTCGCCGACCACTCCGGCACCGGATCGCAGGTCGCGCTGGCGCTGCCCGCCGACGTGCTGCACCTGCTGGCGATGGCGACGTGGGTCGGCGGACTGGCGGCACTGGCGGTTTCGGTCCTGAGCCCGCAGACAGCGGCACTCGACGCCGACTCACGCCTAAAGCTGGTACGCCGCTTCTCCACGACCGCCTTCACAGCCGTCTGCGTCCTCGCCACCACCGGCGTCTACCAGGGCTGGCGCCAGGTCCGCCACTGGCACGCCCTGTTCGGCACGGACTACGGCCGCATGCTGATCATCAAGTCGAGCATCTTCCTGACCCTGCTCACCCTGGGCTACTTCGCCCGCCGCATCCTCGCAGCGGACTCTCCCGACCTGAAGCGGCTGCGACGCTCGGTCGCCGCCGAATTCGGCCTTGCGCTCGTGGTCCTGGCGGTCACGGCACTGCTCGTGGAGTCCCAGCCGGCGTCCGCAGCAGCGCCGAAGTCCGGACCCGTGACGGTGACAATGCCCTTCGACACCGGCGCACCGAACGGCACCGGAACCGGCACGGTGACCGTCACCCTCGACCCAGCCCGCGTCGGCCCGGACCAGCTACAGATCTCCATCCTGGACAAGACCGGCAAGCAAGAGTCGGTCCCCGAAGTCGACGCCTCACTGGCACTGCCGGCCCAACAACTCGGACCCATCGCGATGAAACTCCAACCCACCGCCCCCGGCCACTACACCGCGAGCAACGTCCTGATCCCGATGCCCGGCGCCTGGCAGGTCCTGGTCACAGTCCGCACCACCGACATCGACCAGTCGACGGTCATCCTCAACGTCACCATCGGCAAGTAG
- a CDS encoding copper chaperone PCu(A)C has product MRLPLKAGALAAPVAVLAAGAALLVWSGGDAEARAAKLAVSNAYVREPANPAEAAAYFTIANTGGADDSLTAVTASTGQASLHTTNGAKMVALTTAPVPAHGSLDFSPGGNHVMIDDPGPLKPGTSVRLTFTFAASTPITVSAPVIGIADPAPGS; this is encoded by the coding sequence GTGAGACTCCCGCTGAAGGCCGGCGCGCTGGCCGCGCCGGTGGCGGTCCTCGCCGCCGGCGCGGCGCTGCTGGTGTGGTCCGGCGGCGACGCCGAGGCCCGCGCGGCGAAGCTGGCGGTGAGCAACGCCTACGTGCGCGAACCGGCGAACCCCGCCGAGGCCGCGGCGTACTTCACCATCGCCAACACCGGCGGCGCCGACGACTCGCTCACCGCGGTCACGGCCTCGACCGGACAAGCCTCGCTGCACACCACGAACGGCGCGAAGATGGTCGCCCTGACCACGGCTCCGGTCCCGGCGCACGGCAGCCTGGACTTCTCCCCGGGAGGCAACCACGTGATGATCGACGATCCGGGACCGCTCAAGCCGGGCACCTCGGTGCGGCTGACGTTCACGTTCGCCGCCTCCACGCCGATCACGGTGAGCGCACCGGTGATCGGCATCGCCGATCCGGCGCCGGGCTCATGA
- a CDS encoding SCO family protein, with protein sequence MKPRSPRIARLVPMAAAIGALAVLSTACASPSQEVAQSSQVSTQQSKYKGTELAVPTPIPPVTLTDFNGKPYDLKANAAGKLTLVYFGYTHCPDECPTTMADLASALRLLPADKASKVRVVFVTTDPDRDTGPVLKDWLAKFNPSFVGLTGTITQVDDTAKLAATPVSPPVKNPDGTIEVDHGTQVNAFGTDGLAHVVWLSDVTPKDIAHDISLLT encoded by the coding sequence ATGAAGCCGCGGTCCCCCCGGATCGCACGCCTCGTCCCGATGGCAGCCGCCATCGGGGCGCTGGCCGTGCTCAGCACCGCCTGCGCCAGCCCGTCCCAGGAGGTCGCGCAGTCCTCCCAGGTCTCCACGCAGCAGTCCAAGTACAAGGGCACCGAACTGGCGGTCCCCACACCGATCCCGCCGGTGACCCTCACCGACTTCAACGGCAAGCCCTACGACCTGAAGGCGAACGCCGCAGGGAAGCTGACGCTCGTCTACTTCGGCTACACGCACTGCCCGGACGAGTGCCCGACGACCATGGCCGACCTGGCTTCGGCGCTGCGCCTGCTGCCGGCGGACAAGGCCTCGAAGGTGCGGGTCGTGTTCGTCACCACCGACCCGGACCGGGACACCGGCCCGGTCCTGAAGGACTGGCTGGCCAAGTTCAACCCCTCCTTCGTCGGCCTGACCGGCACGATCACGCAGGTCGACGACACCGCCAAGCTCGCCGCGACGCCGGTCTCCCCGCCGGTGAAGAACCCCGACGGCACGATCGAGGTGGACCACGGCACCCAGGTCAACGCCTTCGGCACCGACGGGCTCGCGCACGTGGTCTGGCTGTCCGACGTCACGCCGAAGGACATCGCCCACGACATCTCGCTGCTGACGTGA
- a CDS encoding YcnI family copper-binding membrane protein, with product MSTKLTSGARRTAVLLATAGVALIAAASAAEAHVTVNPNTEPQGGYAKVSFRVPNEEANASTTSLEVDIPVDHPIASVSVRPVPGWTATTTTSTLAAPIKTGGGEVTQAVSKIVWTGGKIDPGQFQEFDVSFGPLPKDTDSIVFKALQTYSDGNVVRWIDLQQPGQPEPDHPAPVLHLTSAAAATGSTSSAPTTAPTTAPSVSLAADGNAKSTASASSSDTGARTLGVAGLIVGALGFGTAIVALRRKNTPTS from the coding sequence ATGTCCACGAAGCTCACCTCCGGCGCGCGACGGACCGCTGTCCTGCTCGCCACCGCGGGCGTCGCGCTGATCGCCGCGGCTTCGGCCGCCGAGGCGCACGTCACCGTGAACCCCAACACCGAACCGCAGGGCGGCTACGCCAAGGTCTCCTTCCGCGTTCCGAACGAGGAGGCGAACGCCTCGACCACCAGCCTGGAGGTCGACATCCCCGTCGACCACCCGATCGCCTCGGTCTCGGTGCGGCCGGTCCCCGGCTGGACCGCGACCACGACCACCAGCACCCTGGCCGCGCCGATCAAGACCGGCGGCGGCGAGGTCACGCAGGCCGTGAGCAAGATCGTCTGGACCGGCGGCAAGATCGATCCCGGCCAGTTCCAGGAGTTCGACGTCTCGTTCGGGCCGCTGCCGAAGGACACCGACTCGATCGTGTTCAAGGCGCTGCAGACGTACTCGGACGGCAACGTCGTCCGCTGGATCGACCTGCAGCAGCCCGGCCAGCCCGAGCCCGACCACCCGGCGCCGGTGCTGCACCTGACGTCGGCAGCCGCCGCCACCGGCAGCACCTCGAGCGCCCCGACCACCGCTCCGACCACTGCTCCGTCGGTGAGCCTCGCGGCCGACGGCAACGCCAAGTCCACCGCCAGCGCCAGCAGCAGTGACACCGGCGCCCGCACCCTCGGCGTCGCCGGCCTCATCGTCGGCGCCCTGGGCTTCGGCACGGCGATCGTCGCCCTGCGCCGCAAGAACACCCCGACTTCGTAA
- a CDS encoding SRPBCC family protein: MYATRPVDLDFLHTAPLRLSFANTLRAAPAAVFAAIAHDVATMPRWYGAVAKAEYGGAEPFGVGTKRRVKLVGGMAFHEEILAWDTPHRYAYRVERTTIPGIRAMAEEWAVLQTPAGTRVVWTMAIEAGFATAAAARASGPGMAVATRRALGRLDQMLAG, encoded by the coding sequence ATGTACGCGACCCGACCGGTAGACCTCGATTTCCTGCACACCGCCCCGCTGCGCCTGTCCTTCGCCAACACGCTGCGCGCCGCCCCGGCAGCGGTCTTCGCCGCCATAGCGCACGACGTGGCGACGATGCCCCGCTGGTACGGCGCGGTCGCGAAGGCGGAGTACGGCGGCGCGGAACCGTTCGGCGTGGGCACGAAGCGCCGGGTGAAGCTGGTCGGCGGCATGGCGTTCCACGAGGAGATCCTCGCCTGGGACACCCCTCACCGGTACGCCTACCGGGTCGAGCGCACCACCATCCCCGGCATCCGCGCCATGGCCGAGGAGTGGGCAGTCCTTCAGACGCCGGCCGGAACCCGCGTGGTGTGGACGATGGCCATCGAAGCCGGGTTCGCCACGGCCGCGGCGGCCCGGGCTTCCGGGCCGGGGATGGCGGTCGCGACGCGGCGCGCTCTGGGGCGGCTGGACCAGATGCTGGCGGGCTGA
- a CDS encoding PP2C family protein-serine/threonine phosphatase yields the protein MHGQEPRPQVAGPGRPRAPKDDDARIVERLQRSLLPSVLEVKGLVTAAEYVPAARHHNVGGDWYDVFEPVPGTVTWVIGDVAGHGFGEAVVMAQLRNALRAYALDTNDPAEILRRLDRFVTAYLPNDTTATACVLVLDRPTGRVRYSGAGHPPPLLLAERDGVYVTHWLDQAKGLPLGVRETEFRPVAQFTLIPSDTLVLYTDGLVEKPGDDIEDGMERLRMAAHLVCTETPETVCRQLMRLPGEAYAGDDRALLVSRIS from the coding sequence GTGCACGGGCAGGAACCCAGGCCACAGGTCGCCGGTCCCGGGCGTCCCCGCGCGCCCAAAGACGACGACGCGCGCATCGTCGAACGGCTCCAGCGCTCCCTGCTGCCCTCGGTCCTGGAGGTCAAAGGCCTGGTGACGGCTGCCGAGTACGTCCCGGCAGCGCGCCACCACAACGTCGGCGGCGACTGGTACGACGTCTTCGAGCCGGTCCCGGGCACGGTCACCTGGGTCATCGGCGACGTCGCCGGCCACGGCTTCGGCGAGGCGGTGGTGATGGCGCAGCTGCGCAACGCCCTGCGCGCCTACGCCCTGGACACCAACGACCCCGCGGAGATCCTGCGCCGCCTGGACCGCTTCGTCACCGCGTACCTGCCGAACGACACCACCGCGACCGCCTGCGTCCTGGTCCTGGACCGCCCCACCGGCCGCGTCCGGTACAGCGGCGCCGGACACCCGCCGCCCCTGCTCCTGGCCGAGCGCGACGGCGTCTACGTCACGCACTGGCTGGACCAGGCGAAGGGACTGCCGCTCGGCGTCCGCGAGACCGAGTTCCGCCCCGTGGCGCAGTTCACGCTGATCCCCTCGGACACCCTCGTGCTCTACACCGACGGCCTGGTCGAGAAGCCCGGCGACGACATCGAGGACGGCATGGAGCGCCTGCGCATGGCGGCGCACCTGGTGTGCACCGAGACGCCGGAGACCGTGTGCCGCCAGCTGATGCGCCTGCCCGGCGAGGCGTATGCCGGCGATGACAGGGCCCTGCTGGTCAGCCGCATAAGCTGA